One window of the Salvelinus fontinalis isolate EN_2023a chromosome 2, ASM2944872v1, whole genome shotgun sequence genome contains the following:
- the LOC129826741 gene encoding transcription factor 20-like isoform X2, giving the protein MQNFPNSPVPPALPPGFTSRGGGGSSYPPQSTDPQISPRMTDDYTGMQQQTPPNPQSHSRHLLHRGHHHPGQAGHMLAYDARNRAGESSHGNIHSGSSSNPYQKETMDYYFAMGGKDRHRRGGMAYGAGFGYSNMDGHIPQQYRQAGTSSGLSSGMMSPYPLDYGSTAGSGGSSSGSSGAGAFSPSHQYKMGQNPAMQPASGPQIQLRQHGQNYPAHQALQHGQQHRTYPISGHRMPPQFSHYSPQGSASTGSSGMYSSPPQRYHDGASSGGGFEPKVNNSSNMNSNSNSISSSATTNNVGSLENVAKSYHSSSYPSYSPQTHPLHKQATLQHRNSQHNLGIGYDNSLKMQHHAPPPGSVYSKHHQSTNPGMPQQPCQEIAKSPMHSQPQQGQISQNFSPISNPSPAASAVQSPSCSSSPSPLMGVSEGHGNPLCPPHVPSNPPPSNPRSCRGRLLQTMPQLSPTPNSNSSISSCGSNKATGLNTSAGGGHLVSNRSRMAAGTGKGSHEEGSSSSVYSSSPLDKLMQDPGLNSLNALTSQVANLPNTVQHMLLTDTLMSHRRGKDGQSQMLQALQAIPSTQPRSRSVSAASSSGIGGGEGASSEAGGDDDSFLVSERVSSRAKEERNEQISEREKSRMRQMSVASSGSEPTGYYPPSQSQMSMGSSKNQSHTGKSHQGSQGKMMLTESSTKQSLNPSDVSERKTTETRTPSLSSPSSAPQSAEPGPSVHSRPPVSSTPSCPIPSPAPQFHPNCVSEPGATDVNTKNGLRKTREIKYEGIKDESGRMVEKIEKGTHGEQTREGHMRQDGQDKENKLDRSSLRNKKGDEKDGKRCKTRDLDNSNLDQNIEEQPNAGGVGVIVSTRCEVNNPEKATYAQDNCIEEKHSDSFFRESSRHNGEEGMDLSVYSSHHEVPQKSNFGRSVPQNHPPSGPQKYGYQEAPHGAAMGLKNRGRPSPGSVTGSNSRYQGFHQPKFNYGPEHTKDVAGTTIEGSVRRREGSGARGHDDNSQLQHPFPSLLQEVLQGYHLDRRYGRSEQALTAHLQAQNMTRQQYQTRHPYGMAESMRTQTGVGEVTSHPSRMTSPGKPLQPNQRMGPGSDFVPESPQPSLRSEGVDTKGSHSASSEKNKMATPQRHPTHMPQSTEFLSGPPPKHINLADYSLPHRKPPSGLPSSSSAVQELLLQETETLAGSVGTIGQIESQMLTSSLLPPSKERRSVICDVCPNRRSTPERDGKRERERGKSPIGASVIQLPSTNDLVNSREMGDKKEVGVKVALKETAEAVHHSGLTTKETDVEHHNKALHPSVVMNSEPLRRGKIDLTTTMPSQHLQQTSHYPSTTNPLSPPPRRQSYPHGVDLSTGHASGFPGSRFGDTREGNMMPRNPHFHNPYHSPQVQLQNPQSANKLQMYTHLHAHDLDDRLDWAATINRPTKDMMQSSTSPGRHKLSHSEQRQRMQSPTDILHNRQPFAKQQVPHQNTYYDMKMWESTHSGRESEGMLEGDPYQRSQQPPPAAPLGSVAPQLVPTAPPVSNILESPVSQVVTEEIFKSLHPTPNSMKTVGHSIGGNVNSVMPQSHRPNKTGGFGDTNPLMLRRRVRSFISPIPAKRQHQDVSQQRSAPSSYHSPLTYSESSLQNDDDSSSSDITTLGSPNTPCPTPGQSTYSQSSSPVQGKKSLPPRKGRGLKLEAIVQKITPNVKKSTNSGHTDVDSNDFAGFSHTEMSQFTDTQDEEECLPYLDESLSLSDIMPYRGVDETGPLPPTAYPCDPHQTSQVLKRGTTGTVTRPLQPDFDFGLGTAASSTGDRDKEIPADFTLLGPLPPPPPLPCPVQGSPPPSSSALSDIQHFTNTYQQLETRKGEQSAANLLRQKLEETGIGFDDYSSSDYYGTTPPHHSQAQGHLLRQPHQTSPRSSLAMTGSPQDSKQSDNSVPKGYFPSGKKKGRPVGSVNKQKRAQATQAQSQNASPSALSGPPIQSPATVSPQVAPSPSTTASARSVTPPTDQKMTPPEIPPVLTQAVKVDAESEDTQPETEVKSVCQKQGGVKDESEVVGSRGRQRRRRRGVAAAAAKDDLEAATRAGEHFDNSRVFPDNSKCAFAPYIHVERKVAEIGAVCTIVNGEEEKMKGERGAVGGKASSSGIEALLTSALLSQLPRRDGEIERVKEKRELEDVDSALQAGKVLPSSEYLLPGPVITESIHSGRLLCCLCQKWANYKNLGDLYGPYYPPEYATRLPKNQPQIRQSLVTTGMSRNVQNLDTISNVLTTQGRELQDVPTIKSSTYSDYMFSQETNATSPATAVGTASPAGGGEMLYLPSKLAKTTTNKTTVLKWDMPPELKPITELRKQPELQNEPTYSQQNQPCQQQQTEDTQQRPQHRKLTLHPRFKRRQKSSENSPRMVPSNSKASLPFQPPPPTLDSLGPLAQLAQLPQMPMDPEELWVHEACMVWTSGVYLVNGRLYGLQEALDGARDTVCSYCEMVGSTLGCYSKGCTLRYHYPCAMDADCSLNEDNFSLRCPKHKFPQSSQPAKSVYPEQSERG; this is encoded by the exons GGGATGATGTCTCCCTATCCTTTAGACTATGGTTCGACGGCCGGCTCAGGTGGTAGTAGCAGTGGCAGCAGTGGTGCTGGAGCATTTTCCCCCTCCCATCAGTACAAAATGGGTCAGAACCCTGCAATGCAGCCAGCATCAGGGCCTCAGATACAGCTCCGACAACATGGACAGAATTACCCCGCCCATCAAGCTCTGCAACATGGACAGCAGCATAGGACTTATCCCATCTCTGGACACAGAATGCCTCCACAGTTCTCACACTACTCCCCACAGGGTAGTGCATCCACAGGGTCATCAGGAATGTACAGCTCCCCACCACAGAGATATCATGATGGGGCCAGCAGTGGTGGTGGATTTGAACCTAAAGTCAACAACTCTTCTAATATGAACTCTAATTCAAACTCAATTTCAAGTTCAGCTACAACAAACAATGTTGGATCACTGGAGAATGTTGCAAAGAGCTACCACTCTTCAAGTTATCCCTCATACTCCCCACAAACTCATCCACTCCACAAACAAGCCACCCTCCAGCACCGCAATTCTCAGCACAATTTAGGAATAGGTTACGACAACTCTCTCAAAATGCAGCATCATGCCCCTCCACCAGGTTCTGTATACTCTAAACATCACCAATCCACCAATCCCGGAATGCCTCAACAACCGTGTCAAGAAATAGCCAAATCGCCAATGCATTCTCAACCCCAACAGGGCCAGATTAGCCAAAACTTCAGCCCTATATCTAACCCCTCTCCAGCTGCCTCTGCAGTGCAGTCTCCCAGTTGTAGCTCCTCACCTTCCCCGTTGATGGGTGTCTCAGAAGGTCATGGAAACCCTTTATGTCCCCCACATGTTCCATCAAATCCCCCTCCCTCAAATCCTCGTAGTTGCCGTGGTCGGTTATTGCAGACTATGCCTCAGTTGAGTCCCACACCCAACTCCAACAGCAGCATCAGTAGTTGTGGCAGTAACAAAGCTACTGGTCTGAATACAAGCGCTGGAGGTGGTCACTTAGTCTCAAACCGAAGCAGAATGGCTGCAGGTACAGGAAAAGGATCACATGAAGAAGGGTCATCCTCGTCTGTCTATTCATCTTCTCCTCTTGACAAACTCATGCAAGATCCTGGCTTGAACAGTCTAAATGCGTTGACATCACAGGTAGCGAATTTACCCAATACAGTGCAACATATGCTTCTCACTGACACATTAATGTCACATAGAAGGGGGAAAGATGGACAAAGTCAAATGCTGCAGGCATTACAAGCCATTCCCTCTACTCAACCAAGGAGTCGAAGTGTCAGTGCTGCCTCAAGCAGTGGGATAGGTGGTGGTGAGGGTGCTAGCTCTGAGGCTGGAGGTGATGATGATTCCTTTCTGGTGTCCGAAAGAGTATCATCAAGGGCCAAAGAGGAACGCAATGAGCAGATTTCTGAGCGGGAAAAATCTAGAATGCGGCAGATGAGTGTCGCAAGCAGTGGATCGGAACCAACTGGCTACTATCCTCCCTCTCAGAGTCAAATGTCCATGGGTTCCAGTAAAAACCAATCCCATACTGGAAAGAGTCATCAGGGTTCACAAGGGAAGATGATGTTAACGGAATCTTCTACAAAACAATCTCTGAATCCATCAGATGTTTCTGAAAGAAAGACAACTGAAACCCGGACACCTTCATTGTCATCTCCCTCCTCTGCTCCTCAATCTGCTGAGCCTGGTCCAAGCGTACATTCTCGCCCTCCTGTTTCCTCTACTCCCTCATGCCCCATTCCCTCTCCTGCTCCTCAGTTCCACCCAAACTGTGTTTCTGAGCCTGGTGCCACTGATGTTAATACTAAAAATGGGCTTAGGAAAACAAGGGAAATTAAATATGAAGGAATTAAAGATGAAAGTGGACGGATGGTTGAAAAAATTGAAAAAGGCACCCATGGAGAGCAGACCCGAGAGGGACACATGCGACAAGATGGGCAGGACAAAGAAAATAAATTGGATCGATCTTCCTTGCGTAACAAAAAGGGTGATGAGAAGGACGGAAAACGATGTAAGACACGAGATTTGGACAACTCCAATCTAGATCAAAATATTGAGGAACAGCCAAATGCTGGTGGAGTGGGTGTTATCGTGTCAACCCGTTGTGAGGTAAATAATCCAGAAAAAGCTACATATGCACAAGACAACTGCATAGAGGAGAAACATTCAGACAGCTTCTTTAGAGAGTCTAGTCGTCATAATGGGGAGGAAGGAATGGATTTGAGTGTATATTCCTCTCATCATGAAGTTCCCCAGAAATCTAACTTTGGGCGGTCTGTCCCTCAAAATCATCCCCCCTCAGGTCCTCAAAAATATGGTTACCAAGAGGCACCACATGGTGCTGCCATGGGTTTGAAGAATAGGGGGAGACCTAGTCCAGGGAGTGTAACTGGATCAAATTCAAGGTATCAAGGCTTCCATCAGCCAAAGTTCAATTATGGGCCTGAACACACCAAGGATGTCGCAGGTACTACAATTGAGGGATCagtgaggagaagagaaggatcGGGAGCAAGAGGACATGATGATAATTCTCAACTCCAGCATCCATTTCCAAGCCTCTTGCAGGAGGTTCTACAGGGTTATCACTTAGACCGGCGCTATGGGCGATCTGAACAGGCACTAACTGCCCATCTCCAGGCTCAAAATATGACTCGGCAACAGTACCAAACCAGGCATCCTTATGGCATGGCTGAAAGTATGAGAACCCAAACTGGAGTTGGAGAGGTCACTTCCCACCCCTCCCGAATGACAAGCCCTGGAAAGCCTCTTCAACCAAATCAGCGCATGGGGCCTGGATCTGATTTTGTACCAGAATCACCTCAACCCTCTTTGAGGTCTGAAGGAGTAGATACTAAGGGATCTCACAGTGCTTCTTCAGAGAAAAATAAAATGGCAACACCACAGCGTCACCCGACCCATATGCCACAGTCTACAGAGTTTTTGTCTGGACCTCCACCAAAACACATCAATTTAGCAGACTACTCATTACCTCACAGGAAACCCCCTTCAGGTCTGCCCAGCTCATCATCAGCTGTACAGGAACTCCTATTGCAGGAAACAGAGACGCTAGCGGGCAGTGTTGGAACCATAGGTCAAATTGAGTCTCAAATGTTGACGTCCTCCCTTTTACCTCCATCTAAAGAGCGCCGCTCTGTCATATGTGATGTTTGTCCCAATCGCCGCAGTACACCAGAAAGGGATGGGAAACGTGAAAGAGAGCGGGGAAAAAGTCCAATTGGTGCCTCTGTAATCCAACTGCCATCAACAAATGATCTAGTGAACAGTAGGGAGATGGGAGATAAAAAAGAGGTTGGAGTGAAGGTAGCATTAAAGGAGACTGCAGAGGCTGTCCATCATAGTGGTCTTACAACCAAGGAAACTGATGTTGAGCATCATAACAAGGCTTTACACCCATCTGTGGTTATGAATTCAGAGCCTCTTAGAAGAGGTAAGATTGATTTGACCACCACCATGCCCTCTCAACATCTGCAGCAAACCTCTCACTATCCCTCTACCACCAACCCTCTGTCTCCACCACCAAGACGTCAGTCATACCCACATGGTGTAGATTTATCTACAGGGCATGCCAGTGGCTTTCCTGGTTCCAGGTTTGGTGATACAAGAGAGGGCAATATGATGCCACGTAACCCCCATTTTCACAATCCCTACCACTCACCCCAAGTTCAATTACAAAACCCACAATCCGCAAACAAATTACAAATGTATACTCACCTCCATGCTCATGACTTGGATGACAGACTTGATTGGGCAGCTACCATTAATAGACCCACCAAGGATATGATGCAGTCCAGTACTTCTCCAGGTAGACATAAACTCAGTCATTCAGAGCAGAGACAAAGAATGCAGTCTCCAACTGACATTTTGCACAATCGCCAACCGTTCGCTAAACAGCAAGTTCCTCATCAGAACACTTACTATGACATGAAAATGTGGGAGTCAACACACTCTGGTAGAGAGAGTGAAGGGATGTTGGAGGGGGACCCTTACCAGAGAAGTCAACAGCCACCTCCTGCTGCTCCTCTTGGGTCTGTTGCCCCCCAATTGGTTCCAACAGCTCCACCAGTCTCCAACATTCTTGAATCACCTGTTTCCCAAGTGGTTACAGAAGAAATCTTTAAATCACTCCATCCTACACCTAATTCCATGAAAACAGTTGGTCACAGTATTGGTGGCAATGTCAATTCCGTGATGCCGCAGAGCCATCGACCAAATAAAACTGGGGGTTTTGGGGACACTAATCCATTAATGTTGAGGAGGAGAGTTCGATCTTTCATTTCCCCTATCCCAGCCAAGAGGCAGCATCAGGATGTATCACAGCAAAGGAGTGCCCCTAGTTCATATCACTCACCTTTGACCTACTCTGAATCCAGCCTCCAAAATGATGATGACTCATCCAGTTCAGATATAACTACACTTGGTTCGCCTAATACTCCTTGTCCCACACCTGGACAAAGCACTTATTCACAATCCTCCTCACCTGTTCAGGGTAAAAAGAGTCTGCCTCCAAGAAAAGGGAGAGGTTTGAAACTGGAGGCTATTGTTCAGAAAATTACACCAAATGTGAAGAAATCTACTAACAGCGGCCATACCGATGTTGACTCAAATGATTTTGCTGGATTTTCTCACACTGAAATGTCACAGTTTACTGACACACAGGACGAAGAGGAATGTTTACCTTATCTAGATGAAAGTCTCTCATTAAGTGACATTATGCCCTACAGAGGGGTTGATGAGACTGGACCGTTACCTCCCACCGCATACCCCTGtgatcctcaccagacatcacaagTTCTTAAACGTGGCACCACAGGAACTGTTACAAGACCTTTGCAGCCAGACTTTGACTTTGGGTTAGGGACTGCAGCATCTAGTACTGGTGATAGAGATAAAGAGATACCCGCTGACTTCACCTTATTAGGGCCCttacccccacctccaccactaccttGTCCAGTACAGGGCTCCCCCCCACCTTCTTCATCTGCCTTGTCTGATATTCAACATTTCACTAATACTTACCAGCAACTTGAGACTCGAAAAGGTGAACAATCTGCGGCTAACCTTCTGAGACAAAAACTTGAAGAAACTGGGATTGGATTTGATGATTACAGTAGCAGTGACTATTATGgaaccaccccaccacaccacagTCAGGCTCAAGGGCACTTACTAAGACAGCCACATCAAACTTCTCCAAGGTCATCTTTGGCAATGACAGGGTCACCACAAGATTCCAAACAATCAGACAATTCTGTACCCAAAGGCTATTTCCCATCAGGCAAGAAGAAGGGAAGGCCTGTTGGAAGTGTGAATAAGCAAAAACGTGCTCAAGCCACCCAGGCCCAGTCACAGAATGCGAGCCCAAGTGCTCTGTCTGGCCCACCCATTCAATCTCCTGCAACTGTTAGTCCACAGGTAGCCCCAAGCCCTAGCACTACAGCCTCTGCCCGATCAGTCACTCCCCCGACTGATCAGAAAATGACTCCTCCTGAGATTCCACCAGTCTTGACCCAAGCAGTAAAAGTGGATGCTGAAAGTGAGGACACTCAGCCAGAGACGGAGGTGAAATCAGTCTGCCAGAAACAAGGGGGGGTGAAAGACGAGAGTGAGGTAGTGGGATCAAGAggcaggcagaggaggaggagaagaggagtagCAGCAGCGGCGGCCAAAGATGACCTGGAAGCGGCTACAAGAGCAGGGGAACATTTTGATAACAGCAGAGTTTTTCCTGATAATAGCAAGTGTGCCTTTGCTCCATACATACATGTGGAGAGGAAAGTAGCTGAGATAGGAGCCGTGTGCACAATTGTGAATGGTGAAGAGGAAAAGATGAAGGGAGAGCGTGGAGCAGTTGGAGGGAAAGCAAGCAGTAGTGGTATTGAAGCTCTTTTGACCTCAGCTCTTTTGTCTCAACTGCCTAGGAGAGACGGAGAAATTGAGAGGGTCAAAGAGAAGAGGGAACTGGAGGATGTAGACTCTGCCCTCCAGGCAGGAAAGGTTCTACCTTCATCTGAGTACCTTCTACCAGGCCCTGTGATTACTGAATCCATTCATTCTGGCCgtcttctctgctgcctgtgcCAGAAATGGGCCAATTACAAAAACCTTGGGGATCTCTATGGACCTTACTACCCTCCTGAATATGCTACAAGGCTTCCCAAGAATCAACCCCAGATACGACAGAGTCTTGTAACTACTGGGATGAGTAGAAATGTGCAAAATCTAGACACCATTTCAAATGTGTTGACCACCCAGGGCCGTGAACTGCAAGATGTGCCAACTATCAAGTCCTCAACTTATAGTGATTACATGTTCAGTCAAGAGACAAATGCAACTTCCCCTGCCACTGCTGTTGGCACTGCCTCTCCAGCAGGTGGAGGGGAGATGCTTTATCTGCCCAGCAAACTTGCTAAAACCACCACCAACAAGACAACAGTTCTTAAGTGGGACATGCCTCCAGAGTTAAAACCAATTACTGAGCTAAGGAAACAACCTGAACTTCAGAATGAGCCCACTTACAGTCAGCAAAACCAACCATGCCAGCAACAGCAGACAGAAGACACTCAACAAAGGCCGCAACACAGAAAGCTGACGTTGCACCCGAGATTTAAAAGGAGACAGAAATCCAGTGAGAATTCCCCAAGAATGGTGCCATCCAACAGCAAAGCCTCATTGCCATTCCAGCCTCCTCCCCCAACCTTAGACTCCCTTGGACCTTTGGCACAGCTGGCCCAACTTCCTCAGATGCCTATGGACCCAGAGGAGCTGTGGGTGCATGAGGCATGCATGGTCTGGACCAGTGGGGTTTACCTGGTCAATGGAAGACTGTATGGCCTACAGGAGGCACTAGATGGTGCCAGAGACACA GTTTGCTCATATTGTGAAATGGTTGGCTCAACCCTCGGCTGTTACAGCAAAGGCTGCACACTGAGATATCACTACCCGTGTGCCATGGATGCAG ACTGCTCTCTGAATGAAGATAACTTTTCACTACGATGTCCGAAGCACAAG TTTCCCCagagcagccagccagctaaaTCTGTGTACCCTGAGCAGtctgagagaggctga